The following coding sequences are from one Triticum dicoccoides isolate Atlit2015 ecotype Zavitan chromosome 4A, WEW_v2.0, whole genome shotgun sequence window:
- the LOC119288995 gene encoding basic blue protein-like — protein MAASGRGNAAGSKALVAGAAFLCMAAVLLAATPAAEAGATTYLVGDAAGWTRNVDYGGWLAGKTFRAGDVLVFKYNSTFHDVAWVSKGGYKKCTVSPKGFAPVYRNGYDAVTLPRGTHYFICGVPGHCSAGMKLAVTVY, from the exons ATGGCGGCTTCGGGAAGAGGCAATGCAGCGGGCAGTAAGGCGCTTGTCGCCGGCGCCGCGTTCCTGTGCATGGCCGCGGTGCTCCTGGCGGCCACCCCTGCTGCCGAGGCGGGGGCGACGACGTACCTTGTCGGCGACGCCGCCGGGTGGACGCGCAACGTCGACTACGGCGGGTGGCTGGCCGGCAAGACCTTCCGCGCCGGCGACGTGCTCG TGTTCAAGTACAACAGCACGTTCCACGACGTGGCGTGGGTGAGCAAGGGTGGGTACAAGAAGTGCACCGTGTCGCCCAAGGGGTTCGCCCCGGTGTACCGCAACGGCTACGACGCGGTGACGCTGCCCAGGGGCACGCACTACTTCATCTGCGGCGTGCCGGGCCACTGCAGCGCCGGCATGAAGCTCGCCGTCACCGTGTACTGA